From the genome of Streptomyces xanthophaeus:
GGGGCTGGGTTCGGCCCGGCGAGGCTGGATGGGCCCGCGGGGCTGGATGGGCCCGGAGGGGCTGGGTTCGGCGCGGCGGAGCCGGATGGGCCGGGCGGAAGCCGGGGTGGGGGCGGTTGAAGCGTCGGCTCGAGTCAGCGGCGGCGGAAGAGGCGTTTGGCGCCGAAGACCAGAGCCAGGCCGCCCGCGAGGACGAGGGCTCCCTTGCCGAAGCTGCCGGTCGGCTCCGGCGCGGGGGCCGCCTCCGAAGGCGCACCCGGCTGCGGCGAGGCCGACGCGGCGGCGGCGACCGGCACGGCGATGACCCGACTGCCCTCGCCCTCCGCGCCGAACATCAGCGTGGAGCCGTCCGGCGTGTACGTCACCGACTCCGCCTGGCCCTGCCACGGCGCGTCCACCCGCTCGCCCTCGCCCACCGGCAGGCCGTCCTTCCACGGGTAGGTGCGGGCCGTGAAGTAGCCCCGCAGCGTCAGCCGGGTGCCGTCGGGGGAGAACGCCCCGTCCGTCACCCACGGCACGGCGGCGACCCGACGGAACACGTTCGTGCCCCCCGTCGTCAGCTCCGCGGGACCCTCGTACAGGCCGCCCTTGTTCTCGTCCTTGCTCGCGATGTAGACGCGCCCCGTCACCGGATGGACCATCAGGGCCTCCGCGTTGCGCGCCCCGTCCGCGTACTTCACCGTGAACTGCGTGGCCTCGGCCGTGACATCGCCCAGTTGCTTCGGTTCCGGGAAGCGGTAGATCCACACGTGGTCCCAGGTGCCGTTGCGGTTGTCGCCGATGTCCCCGACGTAGAGCTG
Proteins encoded in this window:
- a CDS encoding WD40 repeat domain-containing protein — translated: MRLPMPSAAASAAVATAAAVAAALAVLPGPAHAADTPATSSFTISDPRIKESSGLAASRIHPGVYWTHNDSDDGPYIYAVDSASGRTVARVTLTGIGKPRDVEAISLGPDGQLYVGDIGDNRNGTWDHVWIYRFPEPKQLGDVTAEATQFTVKYADGARNAEALMVHPVTGRVYIASKDENKGGLYEGPAELTTGGTNVFRRVAAVPWVTDGAFSPDGTRLTLRGYFTARTYPWKDGLPVGEGERVDAPWQGQAESVTYTPDGSTLMFGAEGEGSRVIAVPVAAAASASPQPGAPSEAAPAPEPTGSFGKGALVLAGGLALVFGAKRLFRRR